Below is a window of Leptospira sp. WS4.C2 DNA.
GAAGTGTGGGGTGAGAAAAAGAATAAAGGGATCCTCTTAATCTAGAGAATCCACGTCCATTCCGGTTGCAGGGTAAGCAGACAAAGAATCCATGCGGTAACCAGCACGATTTCGGCTTTTGGCCATTTGTTCTGCAAATTCTACAGTAAATCTTGTCCACGGAATCGCCTTAAGCCTTGCGATTGGAATTTTTTTCTTAGTTCCTTCGCAGATCCCGTAGGTTCCGTTTTCAATCTTTTCTAACGCAAGTTCGATCTCACGCAGAGTTTCAATTTCGTTTTCAGTCAAAACAGAAGTTAAGGCTTCTGAATTGAGTTCGGATGCGATGTCCGCAATATCCCCCATT
It encodes the following:
- a CDS encoding TraR/DksA family transcriptional regulator; the encoded protein is MPKPAAKSSEKGVDKKFIEEVRELLQEKKESLLIKLNQWEDTSSPSGLKEMGDIADIASELNSEALTSVLTENEIETLREIELALEKIENGTYGICEGTKKKIPIARLKAIPWTRFTVEFAEQMAKSRNRAGYRMDSLSAYPATGMDVDSLD